In Palaemon carinicauda isolate YSFRI2023 chromosome 21, ASM3689809v2, whole genome shotgun sequence, the following proteins share a genomic window:
- the LOC137615419 gene encoding caspase-1-like isoform X1 has protein sequence MDAVDKVENTHEDTTDSSQKGRNQAQTDDADSNKIGTIQDTTDSSRTCAKMPVDESSDYYNMSHSRRGLAIIISYSVFEKEGLPPRSCAKHDADLCKNSFEKLGYEIRLYNNNPKKDELLNILKEVGQEDHNDSDSLIIVFMSHGKYEEKDNKEFIFARDGEIPTSKLWENFTAEKCPSLAGKPKMFFSQACRGVNTDSGVQLRKRKGGCVADSVAGRKEAYSIPVYADMLIMWATYPGLYAFRTKQYEEEKSVFVHFLTKVLNEDGDREDLASMLLRVTREVGIDYESRSLREDMNNKKQIPYIGSTLMRKIKFF, from the exons ATGGACGCCGTGGATAAGGTTGAGAATACTCATGAAGATACCACTGATTCAAG CCAAAAAGGAAGAAACCAGGCACAAACTGATGACGCCGACTCTAACAAGATTGGAACAATTCAAGATACAACCGA TTCCAGCCGGACTTGTGCCAAAATGCCAGTGGATGAATCCAGTGACTATTACAACATGAGCCACAGTAGACGAGGCCTTGCAATCATCATTTCATATAGCGTATTTGAGAAGGAAGGGCTG CCTCCACGTTCCTGCGCTAAACACGATGCTGATCTCTgcaaaaattcttttgaaaaattgGGCTATGAGATCAGACTTTACAATAACAATCCCAAAAAAGATGAACTGTTGAATATCTTAAAAGAAG TGGGACAAGAAGACCACAACGACAGCGACAGCCTGATAATTGTCTTTATGAGCCACGGAAAATACGAGGAAAAAGACAACAAGGAATTCATCTTTGCTAGAGACGGAGAGATTCCAACATCAAAACTGTGGGAAAATTTCACAGCAGAAAAATGCCCTTCTTTGGCTGGGAAACCAAAGATGTTTTTTAGCCAG GCCTGCAGAGGAGTAAACACCGACTCAGGAGTCCAGCTGAGGAAAAGAAAGGGAGGCTGTGTTGCTGATAGTGTCGCTGGTAGAAAGGAGGCTTACTCGATCCCGGTGTATGCTGATATGCTCATCATGTGGGCAACATACCCAG GTTTGTACGCTTTCCGAACCAAGCAGTACGAGGAAGAAAAAAGTGTCTTTGTTCACTTCCTGACCAAAGTTCTCAACGAAGACGGGGACAGAGAAGATTTGGCCTCCATGCTGCTCAGAGTTACTCGAGAAGTAGGTATTGATTACGAATCCAGGTCTTTAAGGGAGGATATGAATAATAAGAAACAAATCCCATACATTGGGTCAACACTCATGCGAAAAATTAAGTTTTTCTAA
- the LOC137615419 gene encoding caspase-1-like isoform X2, with the protein MDAVDKVENTHEDTTDSSQKGRNQAQTDDADSNKIGTIQDTTDRTCAKMPVDESSDYYNMSHSRRGLAIIISYSVFEKEGLPPRSCAKHDADLCKNSFEKLGYEIRLYNNNPKKDELLNILKEVGQEDHNDSDSLIIVFMSHGKYEEKDNKEFIFARDGEIPTSKLWENFTAEKCPSLAGKPKMFFSQACRGVNTDSGVQLRKRKGGCVADSVAGRKEAYSIPVYADMLIMWATYPGLYAFRTKQYEEEKSVFVHFLTKVLNEDGDREDLASMLLRVTREVGIDYESRSLREDMNNKKQIPYIGSTLMRKIKFF; encoded by the exons ATGGACGCCGTGGATAAGGTTGAGAATACTCATGAAGATACCACTGATTCAAG CCAAAAAGGAAGAAACCAGGCACAAACTGATGACGCCGACTCTAACAAGATTGGAACAATTCAAGATACAACCGA CCGGACTTGTGCCAAAATGCCAGTGGATGAATCCAGTGACTATTACAACATGAGCCACAGTAGACGAGGCCTTGCAATCATCATTTCATATAGCGTATTTGAGAAGGAAGGGCTG CCTCCACGTTCCTGCGCTAAACACGATGCTGATCTCTgcaaaaattcttttgaaaaattgGGCTATGAGATCAGACTTTACAATAACAATCCCAAAAAAGATGAACTGTTGAATATCTTAAAAGAAG TGGGACAAGAAGACCACAACGACAGCGACAGCCTGATAATTGTCTTTATGAGCCACGGAAAATACGAGGAAAAAGACAACAAGGAATTCATCTTTGCTAGAGACGGAGAGATTCCAACATCAAAACTGTGGGAAAATTTCACAGCAGAAAAATGCCCTTCTTTGGCTGGGAAACCAAAGATGTTTTTTAGCCAG GCCTGCAGAGGAGTAAACACCGACTCAGGAGTCCAGCTGAGGAAAAGAAAGGGAGGCTGTGTTGCTGATAGTGTCGCTGGTAGAAAGGAGGCTTACTCGATCCCGGTGTATGCTGATATGCTCATCATGTGGGCAACATACCCAG GTTTGTACGCTTTCCGAACCAAGCAGTACGAGGAAGAAAAAAGTGTCTTTGTTCACTTCCTGACCAAAGTTCTCAACGAAGACGGGGACAGAGAAGATTTGGCCTCCATGCTGCTCAGAGTTACTCGAGAAGTAGGTATTGATTACGAATCCAGGTCTTTAAGGGAGGATATGAATAATAAGAAACAAATCCCATACATTGGGTCAACACTCATGCGAAAAATTAAGTTTTTCTAA